The following are encoded together in the Mycolicibacterium arabiense genome:
- a CDS encoding acyl-CoA dehydrogenase family protein, giving the protein MSDLDAFRDHVRQWCVDHVPTDWRAAQTGASDEQLVAFQKSWFAQLHTAGFAVPHWPAEWGGGMPVAEQIVLYQELAAHDAPRLVLAFVGIHHAASTLLVAGTEEQRRQHLPAILDGEIWVQGFSEPEAGSDLAALRTTARRDGDAFVVNGQKLWASGGMHADWCLLLARTDPEAPKRKGISYFLMDMTSPGIDVRPIRNAVGDSHFCEVFLNDVAIPERNLIGAENAGWQVAQATLGAERGMTMLELAERLGNAGFRWLVAEAARTRPDGHRPLDDAAVGDRLARLETEIAGLRGLCRRVVEGHDGDAVGPADPSIVKLFYSELLQRLSDFGVEIGGLDAHTVLTKPMSSGWESGAWVLDFIGSWEWTIPGGASEIQRTIIAERGLGLPRDPVAS; this is encoded by the coding sequence ATGAGCGATCTCGACGCCTTCCGCGACCACGTTCGCCAATGGTGCGTCGACCACGTCCCCACCGATTGGCGCGCCGCACAGACCGGAGCGAGTGACGAGCAGTTAGTCGCCTTCCAGAAATCCTGGTTCGCGCAACTGCACACGGCAGGCTTCGCCGTGCCGCACTGGCCCGCGGAGTGGGGCGGCGGCATGCCCGTCGCCGAACAGATCGTGCTCTACCAGGAACTCGCCGCCCACGACGCGCCGCGCCTGGTGCTGGCCTTCGTCGGGATCCACCACGCGGCGTCGACCCTGCTGGTCGCGGGCACCGAAGAGCAACGCAGGCAACACCTTCCCGCGATCCTCGACGGCGAGATCTGGGTGCAGGGCTTCTCCGAGCCGGAGGCCGGTTCCGACCTCGCGGCGCTGCGCACCACGGCCCGCCGCGACGGCGACGCGTTCGTCGTCAACGGGCAGAAGCTGTGGGCCAGCGGCGGCATGCACGCCGACTGGTGCCTGCTGCTGGCCCGCACCGATCCAGAAGCCCCGAAGCGCAAGGGCATCTCCTACTTCCTGATGGACATGACGAGCCCCGGCATCGACGTGCGTCCCATCCGCAACGCCGTCGGCGACTCGCACTTCTGCGAGGTCTTCCTCAACGACGTGGCGATTCCGGAACGCAACCTGATCGGCGCCGAGAACGCCGGATGGCAGGTCGCGCAGGCGACGTTGGGCGCCGAGCGCGGCATGACGATGCTCGAACTCGCCGAGCGCCTCGGCAATGCGGGCTTCCGCTGGCTGGTCGCCGAGGCGGCCCGAACCCGGCCCGACGGCCACCGTCCGCTCGACGACGCTGCGGTCGGCGACCGGCTCGCCCGACTGGAGACCGAGATCGCGGGTCTGCGGGGCCTGTGCCGCCGGGTCGTCGAGGGGCACGACGGCGACGCGGTCGGTCCGGCCGATCCGTCCATCGTGAAGCTGTTCTACAGCGAACTGCTCCAGCGTCTCAGCGACTTCGGCGTCGAGATCGGCGGGCTCGACGCGCACACCGTGCTGACCAAACCGATGTCGAGCGGCTGGGAGTCGGGCGCCTGGGTGCTCGACTTCATCGGGTCATGGGAATGGACGATCCCCGGTGGTGCCAGCGAGATTCAGCGCACCATCATCGCCGAGCGCGGACTGGGGCTGCCGCGGGACCCGGTCGCGTCGTGA